DNA from bacterium:
CGCGGTGTTCGGCCTGTGGGCTTGGGGCGGTGAGGGGGGCAGGCCGACCCTGGCCGCCGACGCCACGCCGATTCCGTTGCGTCTGGCCTACGGCGCCCCGGTCGTGCAGACACTGCCCCTCTGGGCCGCATACGAAGGCGGCTTCCTGAAGCGCAATGGGTTCGAGCCGACGATGCCCGAGCGATTGTCGGGCCCGGAAGCGACGGCGGCACTCGTGGGCGGCCATGTGGACCTGATCGCCACGGGGGGATTCTCGACGGCCCTCGCCGCAGGATCGGGGGCGCCCGTTCGCATGATCGCTGCGGCGACGCGCTATGCGCCATTCACTATCTACACGCGCGATGCCCTCAGCTCACCGGCGCAGCTGAAAGGGCTCAAGGTGGGAACGACCGGCCCCGGCTCAGAGCCCTACATCGAGTTCCACCTCTACCTGAGGCGGGTGGGACTCGATCCTGGGGATGTCGCCTTCATCAAAGTCGGTCTCGAGGCCGAGACCTTCGCGGCGATGCTGAACGGCGCCGTTCAGGTGGGACTGTTTCACTGGCCCATTGCTGAGAAAGCCCAAGCCGCGGGATTTCACGTCCTGGCCGATTTGAGCGCGCAGCATATCCCATGGATCTTAACCGGATTCGATGTGCCTCAGGCTATGCTGGTAGAGCATCCGGATCGTGTTCGGCGGATCGCAGAGGCATTGGTGGCAGCAACCGGTTGCGCGCTGGCCCGCCCCCCCTTCGTCGAGTCGGTCCTGGAGAAATACACCAAGATCAGCGATCCGCCGGCGCTCAGGCGCGGCGTCGACGAGTTCCGGGCGGTGGTCCCCGCGGATCTGACCCCGTCTCCGGAAGCGATTCGAAACATCGTCGCAGAAGCAGGGAGGCTGCATCCCGGGCTCGATCTGTCCGCCACGGCCAAGTTCTACGTGCCCCAGGTGCTGACCGAACTGAAAGCGAACGGTTTCATGCGACAGGCTGCGCAGTGCGGAAACGCGCCGTAACGACGCCGGAATCGGCACCCGCGAAAGGGGCTCAGGAACGATCGCGATGGAGTATTTCGTCGGCAAGCTGGGCGACCTCGCCGAGCGAAGCTGCAGGCTGATTCAGGCCGGGGACACCGAGATCGG
Protein-coding regions in this window:
- a CDS encoding ABC transporter substrate-binding protein; this encodes MWRLLGVVFIGAVFGLWAWGGEGGRPTLAADATPIPLRLAYGAPVVQTLPLWAAYEGGFLKRNGFEPTMPERLSGPEATAALVGGHVDLIATGGFSTALAAGSGAPVRMIAAATRYAPFTIYTRDALSSPAQLKGLKVGTTGPGSEPYIEFHLYLRRVGLDPGDVAFIKVGLEAETFAAMLNGAVQVGLFHWPIAEKAQAAGFHVLADLSAQHIPWILTGFDVPQAMLVEHPDRVRRIAEALVAATGCALARPPFVESVLEKYTKISDPPALRRGVDEFRAVVPADLTPSPEAIRNIVAEAGRLHPGLDLSATAKFYVPQVLTELKANGFMRQAAQCGNAP